Proteins encoded within one genomic window of Candidatus Thermoplasmatota archaeon:
- a CDS encoding AbrB/MazE/SpoVT family DNA-binding domain-containing protein, whose product MSLVRRTRRSGRSIIIALPKQLAEAYNIKQGDALEIIPFSDGELILRNTLDVVEENCCE is encoded by the coding sequence GTGTCGCTCGTACGACGGACGAGACGTTCTGGTCGAAGCATTATCATTGCACTTCCAAAGCAGCTTGCAGAAGCATATAACATCAAGCAGGGAGATGCACTTGAGATAATACCGTTTAGTGATGGTGAATTGATACTTCGAAACACGCTAGATGTTGTTGAGGAGAATTGTTGTGAATAA